The proteins below come from a single Bombyx mori chromosome 19, ASM3026992v2 genomic window:
- the LOC105841633 gene encoding nose resistant to fluoxetine protein 6 isoform X1 translates to MVYFPVLCFFLTICVRFCAGKMDLDGPEYAKMPPVYHLDPYEECFFDPGGVYCDINFALVSDEPSALLNMIQQYSSENVIHYNHSNLDYGICITKKYKNRTEPMIDRKMTLERWLNHTFWKNYKLKTRVKDPLYCGASADEIPIDGPDIFVAVMSSIIITLNLLGSLLDFFGANCKFAKGLVSCFSLRQNWNRLVATPDQTNLPTLKNLKPINGIKVICMVFVISIHSFLPVTNYMSNTQYFESFFNNYFYYIIFNGTIIMQTFFIISGCLFVIKYCLDVEEKTANIMTALKFIFFRWLRLTLPYAFLLGFTSTWMRHLGSGPLWQRFIGNEVKDCRRNWWMHLLYVNNYFTGSECMGQTWYLAADMQLYCVSICVFVFFKSVKSRKIILTSLFLIGCLFRMWNTYYHNLDPILTMTPEQSRYLFQRDKNFIHLYVPGHTNLPACVIGLTLGYIAYTYQNHDIEKFKKYRQALWLIPLVLVGIIYTGLIFIIFRDAVSMYYMKIFFSAASVTLFDTFVAILILGCIFKIEDIYTSFLEWNGWTISSKLTYSAYLVHIGLIRYVAGTKAALIHTSFIVMLMYVLGTVTLSFAGAFVFWLVVEAPLNQIFKALIHINRKARNKNEVV, encoded by the exons atggtgtATTTTCCTGTTTTATGCTTTTTCTTGACCATATGTGTCCGATTTTGTGCTGGAAAAATGGATTTGGATG GACCAGAATATGCTAAAATGCCTCCAGTCTACCATTTAGATCCATATGAGGAGTGCTTCTTCGATCCTGGCGGCGTGTACTGTGACATCAACTTCGCTCTGGTGTCTGATGAACCGAGTGCACTTCTGAACATGATCCAA CAATATTCTTCTGAAAATGTAATCCATTACAATCACTCGAATTTGGATTACGGAATTTGCATtacgaagaaatataaaaacagaaCAGAACCAATGATTGACAGGAAAATGACACTAGAGAGATGGCTCAACCATACGTTTTGGAAGAATTATAAACTGAAAACTAGAGTGAAAGACCCGTTATATTGTGGAGCAAGTGCTGACGAAATCCCAATAGACGGTCCAGATATTTTTGTAGCGGTTATGTCGTCAATAATAATCACGCTGAACCTTTTGGGAAGTCTACTGGATTTTTTTGGCGCTAATTGCAAGTTTGCTAAAG gGCTAGTATCGTGTTTCTCTTTACGTCAGAACTGGAACCGATTGGTTGCGACGCCAGACCAAACGAATTTACCGACGCTAAAGAACTTAAAACCCATTAATGGAATCAA AGTTATATGTATGGTGTTTGTAATAAGCATTCACTCATTTCTACCAGTCACTAATTACATGAGCAATACCCAATATTTTGAatcg TTtttcaacaattatttttactacATAATTTTCAATGGTACAATTATCATGCAAACGTTTTTTATCATATCGGGATGTCTCTTTGTTATCAAATACTGCTTGGACGTCGAAGAAAAGACAGCAAATATCATGACCGCTCTGAAGTTTATATTCTTTAGATGGTTAAG atTGACTTTGCCGTATGCGTTCTTGTTGGGATTCACATCAACCTGGATGAGACATTTAGGTTCGGGTCCTCTTTGGCAG AGATTTATTGGGAACGAAGTTAAAGACTGCCGGAGAAACTGGTGGATGCATTTACTGTACGTGAATAATTACTTCACCGGTTCCGAATGCATGGGACAAACTTG GTACCTAGCAGCGGACATGCAACTCTACTGTGTCAGTATTTGCGTTTTTGTCTTCTTCAAGAGCGTCAAAAGCAGAAAAATCATTTTAACATCACTCTTCTTGATCGGATGCTTGTTTAGAATGTGGAATACTTACTATCACAATCTGGATCCTATTCTCACGATGACTCCAGA ACAATCGCGTTATTTGTTTCAAAGAGATAAAAATTTCATTCACTTATACGTTCCCGGTCACACGAACCTGCCGGCCTGTGTTATCGGCTTGACTCTAGGATACATTGCCTATACCTACCAGAACCATGATATCGAGAAATTCAAG aAATATCGTCAAGCTTTGTGGCTTATACCATTAGTGCTGGTCGGTATTATTTACACGGGACTAATCTTCATTATATTTCGAGACGCTGTATCCATGTactatatgaaaatatttttctcgGCTGCAAGTGTAACGTTATTTGATACGTTTGTGGCCATTTTAATTTTGGGTTGCATATTTAAGATTGaag ataTCTATACAAGTTTCTTGGAGTGGAATGGTTGGACTATTTCCAGTAAACTAACGTACAGTGCATATTTAGTTCACATTGGCTTGATCAGATACGTCGCTGGCACTAAGGCTGCTCTGATACATACATCCTTTATCGTTATg cTGATGTACGTACTCGGCACTGTGACCCTAAGTTTTGCAGGGGCTTTCGTCTTTTGGTTGGTAGTGGAAGCTCCCTTGAATCAAATCTTCAAAGCGCTAATTCACATAAATCGTAAAGCACGTAATAAAAATGAGGTTGTTTAA
- the LOC105841633 gene encoding nose resistant to fluoxetine protein 6 isoform X3: MPPVYHLDPYEECFFDPGGVYCDINFALVSDEPSALLNMIQQYSSENVIHYNHSNLDYGICITKKYKNRTEPMIDRKMTLERWLNHTFWKNYKLKTRVKDPLYCGASADEIPIDGPDIFVAVMSSIIITLNLLGSLLDFFGANCKFAKGLVSCFSLRQNWNRLVATPDQTNLPTLKNLKPINGIKVICMVFVISIHSFLPVTNYMSNTQYFESFFNNYFYYIIFNGTIIMQTFFIISGCLFVIKYCLDVEEKTANIMTALKFIFFRWLRLTLPYAFLLGFTSTWMRHLGSGPLWQRFIGNEVKDCRRNWWMHLLYVNNYFTGSECMGQTWYLAADMQLYCVSICVFVFFKSVKSRKIILTSLFLIGCLFRMWNTYYHNLDPILTMTPEQSRYLFQRDKNFIHLYVPGHTNLPACVIGLTLGYIAYTYQNHDIEKFKKYRQALWLIPLVLVGIIYTGLIFIIFRDAVSMYYMKIFFSAASVTLFDTFVAILILGCIFKIEDIYTSFLEWNGWTISSKLTYSAYLVHIGLIRYVAGTKAALIHTSFIVMLMYVLGTVTLSFAGAFVFWLVVEAPLNQIFKALIHINRKARNKNEVV, from the exons ATGCCTCCAGTCTACCATTTAGATCCATATGAGGAGTGCTTCTTCGATCCTGGCGGCGTGTACTGTGACATCAACTTCGCTCTGGTGTCTGATGAACCGAGTGCACTTCTGAACATGATCCAA CAATATTCTTCTGAAAATGTAATCCATTACAATCACTCGAATTTGGATTACGGAATTTGCATtacgaagaaatataaaaacagaaCAGAACCAATGATTGACAGGAAAATGACACTAGAGAGATGGCTCAACCATACGTTTTGGAAGAATTATAAACTGAAAACTAGAGTGAAAGACCCGTTATATTGTGGAGCAAGTGCTGACGAAATCCCAATAGACGGTCCAGATATTTTTGTAGCGGTTATGTCGTCAATAATAATCACGCTGAACCTTTTGGGAAGTCTACTGGATTTTTTTGGCGCTAATTGCAAGTTTGCTAAAG gGCTAGTATCGTGTTTCTCTTTACGTCAGAACTGGAACCGATTGGTTGCGACGCCAGACCAAACGAATTTACCGACGCTAAAGAACTTAAAACCCATTAATGGAATCAA AGTTATATGTATGGTGTTTGTAATAAGCATTCACTCATTTCTACCAGTCACTAATTACATGAGCAATACCCAATATTTTGAatcg TTtttcaacaattatttttactacATAATTTTCAATGGTACAATTATCATGCAAACGTTTTTTATCATATCGGGATGTCTCTTTGTTATCAAATACTGCTTGGACGTCGAAGAAAAGACAGCAAATATCATGACCGCTCTGAAGTTTATATTCTTTAGATGGTTAAG atTGACTTTGCCGTATGCGTTCTTGTTGGGATTCACATCAACCTGGATGAGACATTTAGGTTCGGGTCCTCTTTGGCAG AGATTTATTGGGAACGAAGTTAAAGACTGCCGGAGAAACTGGTGGATGCATTTACTGTACGTGAATAATTACTTCACCGGTTCCGAATGCATGGGACAAACTTG GTACCTAGCAGCGGACATGCAACTCTACTGTGTCAGTATTTGCGTTTTTGTCTTCTTCAAGAGCGTCAAAAGCAGAAAAATCATTTTAACATCACTCTTCTTGATCGGATGCTTGTTTAGAATGTGGAATACTTACTATCACAATCTGGATCCTATTCTCACGATGACTCCAGA ACAATCGCGTTATTTGTTTCAAAGAGATAAAAATTTCATTCACTTATACGTTCCCGGTCACACGAACCTGCCGGCCTGTGTTATCGGCTTGACTCTAGGATACATTGCCTATACCTACCAGAACCATGATATCGAGAAATTCAAG aAATATCGTCAAGCTTTGTGGCTTATACCATTAGTGCTGGTCGGTATTATTTACACGGGACTAATCTTCATTATATTTCGAGACGCTGTATCCATGTactatatgaaaatatttttctcgGCTGCAAGTGTAACGTTATTTGATACGTTTGTGGCCATTTTAATTTTGGGTTGCATATTTAAGATTGaag ataTCTATACAAGTTTCTTGGAGTGGAATGGTTGGACTATTTCCAGTAAACTAACGTACAGTGCATATTTAGTTCACATTGGCTTGATCAGATACGTCGCTGGCACTAAGGCTGCTCTGATACATACATCCTTTATCGTTATg cTGATGTACGTACTCGGCACTGTGACCCTAAGTTTTGCAGGGGCTTTCGTCTTTTGGTTGGTAGTGGAAGCTCCCTTGAATCAAATCTTCAAAGCGCTAATTCACATAAATCGTAAAGCACGTAATAAAAATGAGGTTGTTTAA
- the LOC105841633 gene encoding nose resistant to fluoxetine protein 6 isoform X2, which yields MVYFRVLCFFLTICVRFCAGKMDLDGPEYAKMPPVYHLDPYEECFFDPGGVYCDINFALVSDEPSALLNMIQQYSSENVIHYNHSNLDYGICITKKYKNRTEPMIDRKMTLERWLNHTFWKNYKLKTRVKDPLYCGASADEIPIDGPDIFVAVMSSIIITLNLLGSLLDFFGANCKFAKGLVSCFSLRQNWNRLVATPDQTNLPTLKNLKPINGIKVICMVFVISIHSFLPVTNYMSNTQYFESFFNNYFYYIIFNGTIIMQTFFIISGCLFVIKYCLDVEEKTANIMTALKFIFFRWLRLTLPYAFLLGFTSTWMRHLGSGPLWQRFIGNEVKDCRRNWWMHLLYVNNYFTGSECMGQTWYLAADMQLYCVSICVFVFFKSVKSRKIILTSLFLIGCLFRMWNTYYHNLDPILTMTPEQSRYLFQRDKNFIHLYVPGHTNLPACVIGLTLGYIAYTYQNHDIEKFKKYRQALWLIPLVLVGIIYTGLIFIIFRDAVSMYYMKIFFSAASVTLFDTFVAILILGCIFKIEDIYTSFLEWNGWTISSKLTYSAYLVHIGLIRYVAGTKAALIHTSFIVMLMYVLGTVTLSFAGAFVFWLVVEAPLNQIFKALIHINRKARNKNEVV from the exons atggtgTATTTTCGTGTCTTATGCTTTTTCTTGACCATATGTGTCCGATTTTGTGCTGGAAAAATGGATTTGGATG GACCAGAATATGCTAAAATGCCTCCAGTCTACCATTTAGATCCATATGAGGAGTGCTTCTTCGATCCTGGCGGCGTGTACTGTGACATCAACTTCGCTCTGGTGTCTGATGAACCGAGTGCACTTCTGAACATGATCCAA CAATATTCTTCTGAAAATGTAATCCATTACAATCACTCGAATTTGGATTACGGAATTTGCATtacgaagaaatataaaaacagaaCAGAACCAATGATTGACAGGAAAATGACACTAGAGAGATGGCTCAACCATACGTTTTGGAAGAATTATAAACTGAAAACTAGAGTGAAAGACCCGTTATATTGTGGAGCAAGTGCTGACGAAATCCCAATAGACGGTCCAGATATTTTTGTAGCGGTTATGTCGTCAATAATAATCACGCTGAACCTTTTGGGAAGTCTACTGGATTTTTTTGGCGCTAATTGCAAGTTTGCTAAAG gGCTAGTATCGTGTTTCTCTTTACGTCAGAACTGGAACCGATTGGTTGCGACGCCAGACCAAACGAATTTACCGACGCTAAAGAACTTAAAACCCATTAATGGAATCAA AGTTATATGTATGGTGTTTGTAATAAGCATTCACTCATTTCTACCAGTCACTAATTACATGAGCAATACCCAATATTTTGAatcg TTtttcaacaattatttttactacATAATTTTCAATGGTACAATTATCATGCAAACGTTTTTTATCATATCGGGATGTCTCTTTGTTATCAAATACTGCTTGGACGTCGAAGAAAAGACAGCAAATATCATGACCGCTCTGAAGTTTATATTCTTTAGATGGTTAAG atTGACTTTGCCGTATGCGTTCTTGTTGGGATTCACATCAACCTGGATGAGACATTTAGGTTCGGGTCCTCTTTGGCAG AGATTTATTGGGAACGAAGTTAAAGACTGCCGGAGAAACTGGTGGATGCATTTACTGTACGTGAATAATTACTTCACCGGTTCCGAATGCATGGGACAAACTTG GTACCTAGCAGCGGACATGCAACTCTACTGTGTCAGTATTTGCGTTTTTGTCTTCTTCAAGAGCGTCAAAAGCAGAAAAATCATTTTAACATCACTCTTCTTGATCGGATGCTTGTTTAGAATGTGGAATACTTACTATCACAATCTGGATCCTATTCTCACGATGACTCCAGA ACAATCGCGTTATTTGTTTCAAAGAGATAAAAATTTCATTCACTTATACGTTCCCGGTCACACGAACCTGCCGGCCTGTGTTATCGGCTTGACTCTAGGATACATTGCCTATACCTACCAGAACCATGATATCGAGAAATTCAAG aAATATCGTCAAGCTTTGTGGCTTATACCATTAGTGCTGGTCGGTATTATTTACACGGGACTAATCTTCATTATATTTCGAGACGCTGTATCCATGTactatatgaaaatatttttctcgGCTGCAAGTGTAACGTTATTTGATACGTTTGTGGCCATTTTAATTTTGGGTTGCATATTTAAGATTGaag ataTCTATACAAGTTTCTTGGAGTGGAATGGTTGGACTATTTCCAGTAAACTAACGTACAGTGCATATTTAGTTCACATTGGCTTGATCAGATACGTCGCTGGCACTAAGGCTGCTCTGATACATACATCCTTTATCGTTATg cTGATGTACGTACTCGGCACTGTGACCCTAAGTTTTGCAGGGGCTTTCGTCTTTTGGTTGGTAGTGGAAGCTCCCTTGAATCAAATCTTCAAAGCGCTAATTCACATAAATCGTAAAGCACGTAATAAAAATGAGGTTGTTTAA